The Candidatus Wallbacteria bacterium genomic sequence CGCTGATCTGGTCCCGCTTTTCGGCTGCTGCGGGCGGGACAATGTCCAGGTAATTAAATTTGGCGAATGAGGTGGAGAGTACCAGAAAAATGATCAGCACAAGCAGCACATCAATCAAAGGGGTGAGGTACATGGTTAAAAGCGGATGTCGGTCCAGGTAGCTGAGTCTTTTCATTTCAGTTCCGGTTAGAGAAAATTTTTCGGAGTCTGAGCAGAGCATCCCTGTTTTTCAGGTCAAAATACTGCAGCATGGCTGTAGCAGGGATTGCGATCAGGATGCCGGTGAAGGTGGTGACCAGTGCTTCCCAGATGCCTGTGGCAAGAAAGGACGGATCAGTATGATAGCCTGTGACTGAAATGGCGCGGAACATTTTGATGATTCCGGAGATGGTGCCCAGAAGACCGATCAAGGGAGCGGTACTGGCCGCAAAATAAAGCACTCCGAAATAACGGGTATTCTGGCGGTATTCATCTTCCCAGAAAATCTCCTCCTGTTCACTGTTCTTACATCCTCCTGCAGCGAAATCCTGATATCTCTTCTGCCTTGTTTCTAGATGTCCTTTTTTAAGGGACTCGTCAAGATCGTGGTAACTGGTTTCCAGTCCCCTGAAATAGAAATAGCGCTCGATCATTACACAGACTGTTAAAACCGAGAGCGCGAGCATGGGGTACATGAAAACAGCCCCCATTTTCAGATAATCAAGGAATGTCATCTGCATTGAATTATCCCCTAAATTTTTTTCAGGAATTTCTGCAGTTGCGGAGTCCGGGTCAGGCAGACTGTCTGAAATGTGCCTGCCGGAGCTCCGGGCAGGCCGCCGCCCCCGTGCTGATAATAATCCAGCACCTGGCGCTCGTCGGGAAGCAGCACTGAGCCGACCAAGTCAATCCCGAAATCAAAAAAAACATCGGAAAAAGGAACAGTCGGACCAAGCAGGATCCGGTACTTTGCATTCGGAGTCCGCCTGATCACTTCTTCGAAAGTACCGTTGACCAGGGTCAGGCCGGTCAAAAAGAGCAGTTCGGTTTTGGAAAGCAGTTGATGCGAATCGCTCCACAGAATGTCGCCTGGGCCTGGAGACAGTTCGACTATGTCGACAGGCAGGCCCTGGTCGCGCCAGCGCTCAGCCAGGGGAAAGTGGCCGATAAAAGCGGTTTTATGGCTTGCGGCAAGCTTTTCAAAGGCATCGATGGCATCGCCTTCAAAGTAGAGATCCGGCAGAGGAAGCGCGCTGCTGATGCAGGCCATGCCCAGTGAGGCCTTCAGGCAATTTCTGCTCTCAAGCATTTCCACTGCCACATCCCGCACTTTCCTTCCCACCAGTTCCTTCAGATAACAGCGGTGATGTGTCTGCGAGTCATCATCCAGTCCGGGCATGCCTGTGATCATGATCGCCATGCCCAGGCGTTTCGACTTTGCGAGCACTGCATTTACGAATGTATAAAATTCCTTGAGTTTGATTTTAGGGTCGATCCGGCTGAGCAGGGCGTCGCGCAATTTACTGTCCATGATATTCTCCATTTAGCGTTATATAATGATTTATATCACAAAGCCAGTGGACTGTAAACAGAGTTTTAATGCAGGGACAGTGCTGGAAAAAGCGTTTAAGTGACCGGTTAAGCCAACTGGCCATATGATGATTCAATTAAACTAAGGAATTGTTCCTGCGGAGGAGTTCAAGGCGTCGCTGAAGCCTTGCTATTGGTAGAATCACACCGAAGCAAGTTGCTGAGGTGGTCACAGCCGCCGATAAGTGTAGCTGGCACAAGAAGTGCCAGCGGAACGACCGGAGCAGGAATAATTCCTTAGTTATTATTCAGGGTCCCGCATGTGTCTGATCTGCACGCCTTCCTGCACAGCCTTGATCTCGGCGCTGATGGCCAGGGCAATCTCCGCAGGCTCCCTCACTCCAAGATTGAAGCCGATCGGGGTGTATACGCGGGGACCGATTTTCAGACCTTTTTTCTCCATCATCTGTAAGGATACTGCTACCTTGGCTCTGCTGCCGATCATGCCGATGTAAGGAATTTCCGGGATTCTCAAAAGCTGCTCCAGTACCTCCTGATCATGGACATGGCCGTATGTCATGATCACGCAATAGGACTGGGCTTCAGGCTTGATCTTATCGGAAATCTTAGTAAATTCTCCCAGAATCAGTTCAGCTTCGGGGTATTTTTCTTTTGTGAGAAACTCCGGCCTGTCGTCAAAGACCTTACAGGGCCAGGAGAGGATAGCGCAGTACTTGGCAAGCTGCTCGCCTATGTGGCCTGCACCGAAGATCAGCACTTCCAGAGCTTTATCAGGATACACGGGCTCGATGAAGACAGTGGTTCTGCCGCCGCAGAGGGCCTTCTTTTCCTTTCCGTCTGCCGTGCTGACCCATTCTCCGCCGTCAAGTTTGTATTCATGGATCAGGGTTTTGCCGCTTTTGATCGACTCGATTGCCCTGGCGATGCAGTCGTGTTCCAGCGCGCCACCGCCCACAGTGCCTGCAATTTCTCCCTTTACGTTCACAGTCATTTTAGCGCCGGGTTCCCTGGGAGTCGAGCCTTCAATGCTGATGATCGTCACGAGCGCGCAGGGAATTTTTTCTGACAGCCAGTGGTTGAGTCTGGAAAGCCACATGCCATACCTCCAATATAAGCCATGCATGTTGAATTGATGCAAACCTTCTTGGCAAAGCATATCATATCTTTGGAAGTAACTTAAAGTGGAGGACTGAATGTCCAGGATTTTTGAAGACAACAGCATGAGCATTGGAAATACACCGCTGATCAGGCTCAACCGGATTGCAAAAGGCCTTGGAGCATTCCTGCTGGTCAAAATCGAAGGCCGCAACCCTTCGTATTCTGTTAAATGCAGGGTTGGAGCTTCCATGATCTGGGACGCTGAGAAAAGAGGAATCCTGAAGCCTGGAAAAAGCGATGTCACTGTGATCGAACCCACCAGCGGCAATACGGGAATCGGCCTGGCTTACGTCTGCGCGGCCAGGGGATATCCGCTGATGCTCACAATGCCTGAAACCATGTCCATGGAACGGCGTAAGATGCTGCAGGCCTTTGGCGCCAGACTGATACTTACTGAAGGAACGAAAGGGATGAAGGGAGCAATCGACAGGGCCGAGGAAATTTGCGCACTGGAACCTGACCGATATTTCCTGCCGCAGCAATTCAAAAATCCAGCCAATCCTGAGATCCATTTCAAGACCACTGGCCCTGAAATCTGGAACGATACAGACGGGCAGATCGATATTTTCGTGGCCGGTATAGGGACAGGCGGCACTATCACAGGAGTCAGCCGATACATCAAGCAGATTCAGAACAAAGCGATCCTCTCCGTAGCTGTGGAACCATTGAATTCACCGGTACTGACGGCAATCAGAAACGGAAAAATCCCCAAACCTGGCCCTCATAAAATCCAGGGGATCGGTGCCGGCTTCAAACCTGAGATTCTCGACCTGAGCCTGGTGGATGAGATTCAGACTGTTTCCGATGATGAAGCCCTCGAATTCGCCAAGAGACTGCACCGTGAAGAAGGGGTTACTTGCGGCATCTCGAGCGGAGCGGCTGTAGCAGCAGCCATGCGCATCGCCGGATCTTCTGTTCATAAGGGGAAATGCGTTGTGGCCATTCTCCCGGATTCAGGGGAGCGTTATCTGAGTACAGAGCTGTTTGGATGATTTTTGTAACAATTTCCCAGTTGTGCGCTATATATTAATATATAAAACGAAAACGGGTGACAATTTGGGTTCTTCGGCTGTCAAGCGGACTTTAATGTTTATGATCTTCTGCGCTGCACATCTGCTCATTTTTTCCATGCTTCTTAAAAAAGTTCCAAGTCTTAACGGTGTTTCCAGCTATGACTGGCCTACTAATCTCATGTTCCTCTGCGGAAATTTCTGGCTGGTTTTCTGTGGTCTGAAATACAAGCAAGCCCTTCCTGCATTCAGCTGGAAAAATTATCTGGCAGGGTATCTGCTTCTTCTTTTATTCGTATATCTGATCAACAAAAGAGAATTGCTTTTCCTGATGGCCATTTTTCTGTATGCAGGGATGTACCACAATAAAAGGCTTACTGTCTATCTCTATCTTTTCCTGTTTTCGCTGATTGCGGTGAGTGCATACTGGATTTCAGGATTCCTGATCCTGGCTTTCATCTACGCTGTTTTAAGCGGGTTATGGGAACGCCTGAGCAGCGGGTTTGAAAAAGTGCTGGCCTTGTCGGGCGGACTGATTCTGCTGCTGGTGATTTTCCCGCTGCTTAACCTGCTTTTCCAGTACCAGCCCCAGACCCTGATCAATGCCTGCGGTCCGGAAATATGGAATGCCATGCAGCTGAGTGCAGTCACAGCGCTGGTCTCAACCCTGATGATTTTCGTGATGGGTGTCCCGCTTGGCTATATCATGGCCAGGAACGATTTCAGGCTGAAAGCCGCAGTCGATGCTTTGATCGACCTGCCGATCATGGTTCCCCAGACAGCGGCAGGAATCGCCATTCTGGTCCTGGTCGGTCCTAAAACACCTCTGGGAGACTTTTTAGCTCAGCAATTCGGAGTGTCTTTTGCCGGAACAGCCATCGGCATTATCTGCTGCCAGATCTTTGTCAGTTTCCCGTTTCTGGTTCGGTCTGCGATCAATGCCTTTGAAGCGGTGGACGTGAAATTCGAAAATGCCAGCCGCTCGCTGGGTGCATCTGCAGCCCTGACTTTTTTCCGGATCACCCTGCCGCTTGCCGCGCCTGGGATTTTCAACGGCTGCATCCTGAGTTTTTCCAGGGCTCTCTCCGAAGCAGGCAGCCTGATGATAGTAGCTTACAGGCCGAGCACGATCCCGATCATGATCGATGACACATTCAATCAGTTCGGCATGCGGGAGGCAGCCCCGATCACAGTAGTGTTTGTGGGCATCTGCTTCTGGGGGTTCATTTCTTTGAAATGGTTTTACGAGAGCCATAAAAAAAGGCTTTCCAGAGCTTGATTCTGGAGGACACTTTGTTTCACAAATTATTTAACGAACCTTTCCTGCCTGTGATGGGAAGCTGGATCGACGGCCTGCCTGTAGTGCTTGTTTTTCTGATCATGCTGATCGGAATGCAATGTCTTCTTCAGCTTAAGCCTTCCAAACTCCTGCGCATGAGGAGGTACATTCAGGCTGCGTCTCTACTGGTGTTCGTTTTTTTTGTCTACGAGTGCCTCTGCGTGATGCGTCTCGCCATGTTCGGGTTGACTGAGATCGGACGTGATGATCTGCTTTCATTCGCGCATCTCAGTATATTCGCAGTTGTCGGCGGTTTCGCCTTTTTATCCGGACGGCTTTTCTGCAGCTTCGTCTGCCCGCTTGGATTTCTTCAGGAGATCGGCAACCGGATCACACCGGTAAAAACGAATCGGGCAAAGCGCTGTCTGCTGGGACTGCTTCTTGTTTCAGCTCTTTGCATCCTGTACAAAACTTTGCCCAGCAATGAATTCGCTGTGGAATATGTAACAGCTATCTTTGCACTGATCATGCTCTTCAACATTCTCCTGGCTTTGCTGAAACCTGAATGGGAGCCGGCACTTTTGAAATTCAGATTCGTATCCCTGATCATATACGGACTTTTAAGCGCTTCCAGCGTTTATTTCAGCGATGCCTGGTGCCCTCTTTATGGATTTGAAATTGATGCTTCTTCGATCATTTCCATCAACATCGTGATTTTCAGCTCTTTCCTGGTGACAGCCCCCTGGTGCAGATTCATGTGCCCGACCGGACTGTTTCTGGCCCTGATCGGCCGCCAGGCCTTATTTCAGATTGAATTGAATCCAGCCGGGCTTTCAGCTGCCGGTCGCAGTTCCTGCCCGGAAGCCGCGATCAGCAGAGACTGTATCGACCGATTACTCTGCATCAACTGCGGCACTTGCAAGGCTACCTGCGGATCTTCTTTTGGTGCTTCGCGATGAAGCCGCTTTGCTGTCTTTTTTCATTGCTTTTCTTTTTGATCACGGCAGATCACACCGCCTTTGCGACTTCAGAGACCAATCTGGAATGGGTGATGGCCGGCGGAGACTCAGGGCGGAGCTATTGTTCAGACCTCAATTTGAACAGCCTCAATCAGCTCTGGACTTTCACCCTCGATTCCCATGTCTGGGAATACAGGCAGAAAATGAGCGTCTGGTCCGAGTCGGCAGTTGCAGGCAATCCGGATGGAAACCTGCGGATATTCATCGGCTCCTATGATCATAATCTCTATTGCATTGATGCAAAAGACGGCAGGGAAATCTGGCGCTATACTACCGGAGCTGCGATCAATTCCAGTCCGCTTTATTTCAGGTTAAACGGCAAAGCTTTTGTGCTGGCCGTGTCTACAGACAGGGTGGTTTACTGCCTGGATGCTTTAAGCGGAAAACCGGCCTGGACTCGCGAGATTTATCCCTGGAGTTTTACAGTATATGACGCAGTGACATCTTCACCGGTATTGGCGGAGTCCGGAGGAATGCAAAGAATCATCCTGACTATCTGGTATTCGGACAAAAAGATGTTCAAACCAGTGCAGAAAAGCGAAGTTCTCAGCCTGGAACCTTCAACAGGTGTAATAATCTGGAGAAAGACTCTGGGAATGATGAATGTTTTTTCCCCTGTTTCAGCTGTAATCAATGGACAGGACAAACTTTTTGTGACTTCAGCGGATGGAAACCTTTTCTGCCTGTCGCAGGATTCCGGAGAAGTCCTCTGGAAATTCACTACATCATTGCAGATAACCTCTGCACCGGTAGTTTCGGAACTGGGGACTAAGGTTTATTTCGGCACAATGTTCGGGGTTTATTATGCGATCGACGCAGTCAAAGGGAAGGAAAAGTGGAAAGACAAGCTGGGCATGAACATCGTCTATCCCGGCAGTCTGGATCAAAGCAGCAAAACAGTGATAGTTCCTGATTTCGACAGAAACATCTATGCCATCGAGACGGACGGCGGAAAAATTCTCTGGAAATTCCGCTGCGGAAAGTACAATTCCTCTTCCCCGGTGATTTTCAAATACAAAAACAGGCAGGTTGTGCTGGTCGCATCTTTAGACAACCTGCTCTACCTGCTGGACCTGAAAACAGGAGATAAACTATGGGAATTCAGCCTCGGGGGCAAGCTCTGGTCATACGATACCAGGGGGCAGACTCTCTGGCCATCACCTCTTGTCTGCAGAACTAACGGCAGGGGTCTGCTGGTAGTTCCCTGGTATGACGGAAAGGTTTATGCATTCGGGGAATGATCCGGACGGCCCCTTCCGGTTCCATCAGTCTCCGCAGTATTTCAGAAGTTCAGCCGGGATTTTCGTTTTATCGCTTGGAATGCAGGGTCTGAAAGGGTTCTGATGATTGCGTTCGATGATCTGTTTTCCCTCATCAGACAATAAAAATTCCATGAACATCAGGGCCAGTTTTGGGTTGGAGGCACTTTTGGGAATTGTGGCGGCATAGCTGATCTCAGTACCTTTCATGATTGAAATTGTGTCTGGAGTTTTTCCGGTGATTTCAATCGTTGCGCAGGCATAGAATTCATTGAATTTAGAAGAACCAAGATTGATCTCATCCGGCAGATTCAGATATTTCAGCTTGTGCTGCATGGCTATTGATTCATACAAGAAGGCATAATCCAATGCGTAATTCTGAAGAAGCGCTACAAGTTCGATACTCATCGGTCTGATATTGGCGGCAGGACAGTTCCGGGAAAGCGCTTCTGATAGTTTTCCTTTGACCTGTTCTTTATAGTAATTGTCCGCAAGCTTCCAGCAGAGAATAGCTCTATATCCGTCAGGGTCAAGATTCTGATCCGAGTGTCCGACTTTGATTTCCGCAGATGTGAGAACTGACAGCCAGTTTTGCTCAGTTATCTCTGAACCGAATTTTGAATGTTCGGTATATGCGATCACCATCCGGTTGCCGGCAAAAATAACGTACCAGTCAGATTCGTTCGGCATCAGCAGATCTTCGATCACCAGGTAATCGGCGGAGAGGATGAGATCTGCCTTCCTTTTGAGTTGAAGCACTTTCCAGCAGCAGGCGCGGCTGCCGGAAGCTTCAGTGTTGACTTTGAGACCTGGGTTTTCCAGCTGGAACTTCTCGACAAGGTCTTTCATCGGCCTGGCCAGACTTCCGGCATAGAAAATGGTCAGAGACGGTTCTGGACTGCCGCAGCCGGTGAGCAGCGCAAGAATCAGGAAAGTCAAAAAACGGGTGTGCAGATGTTTCATTCGTTTTGTCTGAGCCTCTTATTATATCCTATTATACTGCGCTCGGAAATTATCTGTTACAGCAACCATGCTCGCTGAGGGAATAAGTCATTGTAACAATTATCGGCCCTTCGTTATATAATATATTATAGAACGGTTTGCTGTGAAACTCGATAACGATAAATTTAAGATGTTCATGGAACAGCCGCTGAACGGAGTGAATGGATGAGATGTAATTATTGCGAATGGCGTTGTGATCTCAGCGCAGGGCAAGCCGGCGTGTGCAGGATGTACCGCGAAGAACAGGGAGCAGTCAAAGAGCGTTTTCCCATGCAGTGGAGCGCTTGTTCGGTTTCAAGGATGGAGTCCATGCCTTTTTATCACGCCCATCCTGACAGCCGGACTCTGACCATCGGAACATATGGCTGCAATTTCAGCTGCCGTTATTGTTCAAATGCCCATGTCGCCCGTCGTGACCCTTTAGAATTCAAAGCTGAAATGAACGGAATGGCTCCTGAAGAACTGATCCGCATGGCCTTGAAACACGGGTGCCAGAACATCGTCTTTAATGTGAATGAGCCGGCAATGTCGCTGCAGAGCTTGTTGAAGCTGAAACAAAATGCAGACCAGGCCGGCCTGCCGATGGGTTGCCTCACCAATGCCTATACCACTGAGGAGTCGACTGAGATACTGGCAGCGATTTTTTCCTTTCTCAATATAGGCCTTAAAGGCTTTTCTGCGGAATTTCATCGCAATTACATTGGAATTGGAAGCATTGATCCCATCCTGCGAAACATCAGCAGGCTTGCAAAAATCAGGCACATTGAAGTAACTACACCCGTGATTGAGGGTGTCAATGATTCTGAGCTGGGTGCAATTTCAGAATTTATAGCAGGCATTGATCCGGATATTCCATGGCATGTTTTCCGACTCCTGCCTGAACATGAGATGAAAAGTGTTGCATATCCCAGTATTGAAAGGATCAATCAGTTGCTTCAGACAGCACGTAAAAAACTGTCATATGTGTATTTCCACAATTTTGTAGGTTCGGACTGGGTCAATACGGTTTGTCCGGATTGTGGCACCAGAGTGATTGAACGCTTCAGTTTGGGTTGCGGAGGCGACAGGATGGACAAGTTTTTGTGCAAAGAAGGCAATCAATGCCCATCCTGCGGACGCAGGATAAAAATTCACGGCAGGCCGTATCAAACTGATGTTAAGGAGGCAACATGAGCATAGTGATTGTTGATGCAAGAGAATGGCAGAACATGCTTGACCTGAAGACAGGGGAAAAAATTCAGGTGGAAAACTATTCTACGGAAATATTGCGCGGGGTGCTGCAGAGGCACCATTATCCAGGGGATGTGGATCAATTGAGCAACCGCTGGGTCAGCGAAACTGCTCTGGACCTGATCGGACAATATCATCCGCAGCTGGTCTGCCTGATGTACAGCAGGCAGTATTTT encodes the following:
- a CDS encoding extracellular solute-binding protein, giving the protein MKHLHTRFLTFLILALLTGCGSPEPSLTIFYAGSLARPMKDLVEKFQLENPGLKVNTEASGSRACCWKVLQLKRKADLILSADYLVIEDLLMPNESDWYVIFAGNRMVIAYTEHSKFGSEITEQNWLSVLTSAEIKVGHSDQNLDPDGYRAILCWKLADNYYKEQVKGKLSEALSRNCPAANIRPMSIELVALLQNYALDYAFLYESIAMQHKLKYLNLPDEINLGSSKFNEFYACATIEITGKTPDTISIMKGTEISYAATIPKSASNPKLALMFMEFLLSDEGKQIIERNHQNPFRPCIPSDKTKIPAELLKYCGD
- a CDS encoding XdhC family protein translates to MWLSRLNHWLSEKIPCALVTIISIEGSTPREPGAKMTVNVKGEIAGTVGGGALEHDCIARAIESIKSGKTLIHEYKLDGGEWVSTADGKEKKALCGGRTTVFIEPVYPDKALEVLIFGAGHIGEQLAKYCAILSWPCKVFDDRPEFLTKEKYPEAELILGEFTKISDKIKPEAQSYCVIMTYGHVHDQEVLEQLLRIPEIPYIGMIGSRAKVAVSLQMMEKKGLKIGPRVYTPIGFNLGVREPAEIALAISAEIKAVQEGVQIRHMRDPE
- a CDS encoding radical SAM protein; amino-acid sequence: MRCNYCEWRCDLSAGQAGVCRMYREEQGAVKERFPMQWSACSVSRMESMPFYHAHPDSRTLTIGTYGCNFSCRYCSNAHVARRDPLEFKAEMNGMAPEELIRMALKHGCQNIVFNVNEPAMSLQSLLKLKQNADQAGLPMGCLTNAYTTEESTEILAAIFSFLNIGLKGFSAEFHRNYIGIGSIDPILRNISRLAKIRHIEVTTPVIEGVNDSELGAISEFIAGIDPDIPWHVFRLLPEHEMKSVAYPSIERINQLLQTARKKLSYVYFHNFVGSDWVNTVCPDCGTRVIERFSLGCGGDRMDKFLCKEGNQCPSCGRRIKIHGRPYQTDVKEAT
- a CDS encoding 4Fe-4S binding protein, giving the protein MFHKLFNEPFLPVMGSWIDGLPVVLVFLIMLIGMQCLLQLKPSKLLRMRRYIQAASLLVFVFFVYECLCVMRLAMFGLTEIGRDDLLSFAHLSIFAVVGGFAFLSGRLFCSFVCPLGFLQEIGNRITPVKTNRAKRCLLGLLLVSALCILYKTLPSNEFAVEYVTAIFALIMLFNILLALLKPEWEPALLKFRFVSLIIYGLLSASSVYFSDAWCPLYGFEIDASSIISINIVIFSSFLVTAPWCRFMCPTGLFLALIGRQALFQIELNPAGLSAAGRSSCPEAAISRDCIDRLLCINCGTCKATCGSSFGASR
- a CDS encoding MotA/TolQ/ExbB proton channel family protein; protein product: MQMTFLDYLKMGAVFMYPMLALSVLTVCVMIERYFYFRGLETSYHDLDESLKKGHLETRQKRYQDFAAGGCKNSEQEEIFWEDEYRQNTRYFGVLYFAASTAPLIGLLGTISGIIKMFRAISVTGYHTDPSFLATGIWEALVTTFTGILIAIPATAMLQYFDLKNRDALLRLRKIFSNRN
- a CDS encoding PQQ-binding-like beta-propeller repeat protein; this encodes MLFFLITADHTAFATSETNLEWVMAGGDSGRSYCSDLNLNSLNQLWTFTLDSHVWEYRQKMSVWSESAVAGNPDGNLRIFIGSYDHNLYCIDAKDGREIWRYTTGAAINSSPLYFRLNGKAFVLAVSTDRVVYCLDALSGKPAWTREIYPWSFTVYDAVTSSPVLAESGGMQRIILTIWYSDKKMFKPVQKSEVLSLEPSTGVIIWRKTLGMMNVFSPVSAVINGQDKLFVTSADGNLFCLSQDSGEVLWKFTTSLQITSAPVVSELGTKVYFGTMFGVYYAIDAVKGKEKWKDKLGMNIVYPGSLDQSSKTVIVPDFDRNIYAIETDGGKILWKFRCGKYNSSSPVIFKYKNRQVVLVASLDNLLYLLDLKTGDKLWEFSLGGKLWSYDTRGQTLWPSPLVCRTNGRGLLVVPWYDGKVYAFGE
- a CDS encoding DUF364 domain-containing protein: MDSKLRDALLSRIDPKIKLKEFYTFVNAVLAKSKRLGMAIMITGMPGLDDDSQTHHRCYLKELVGRKVRDVAVEMLESRNCLKASLGMACISSALPLPDLYFEGDAIDAFEKLAASHKTAFIGHFPLAERWRDQGLPVDIVELSPGPGDILWSDSHQLLSKTELLFLTGLTLVNGTFEEVIRRTPNAKYRILLGPTVPFSDVFFDFGIDLVGSVLLPDERQVLDYYQHGGGGLPGAPAGTFQTVCLTRTPQLQKFLKKI
- the cysK gene encoding cysteine synthase A, producing the protein MSRIFEDNSMSIGNTPLIRLNRIAKGLGAFLLVKIEGRNPSYSVKCRVGASMIWDAEKRGILKPGKSDVTVIEPTSGNTGIGLAYVCAARGYPLMLTMPETMSMERRKMLQAFGARLILTEGTKGMKGAIDRAEEICALEPDRYFLPQQFKNPANPEIHFKTTGPEIWNDTDGQIDIFVAGIGTGGTITGVSRYIKQIQNKAILSVAVEPLNSPVLTAIRNGKIPKPGPHKIQGIGAGFKPEILDLSLVDEIQTVSDDEALEFAKRLHREEGVTCGISSGAAVAAAMRIAGSSVHKGKCVVAILPDSGERYLSTELFG
- a CDS encoding ABC transporter permease; this encodes MIFCAAHLLIFSMLLKKVPSLNGVSSYDWPTNLMFLCGNFWLVFCGLKYKQALPAFSWKNYLAGYLLLLLFVYLINKRELLFLMAIFLYAGMYHNKRLTVYLYLFLFSLIAVSAYWISGFLILAFIYAVLSGLWERLSSGFEKVLALSGGLILLLVIFPLLNLLFQYQPQTLINACGPEIWNAMQLSAVTALVSTLMIFVMGVPLGYIMARNDFRLKAAVDALIDLPIMVPQTAAGIAILVLVGPKTPLGDFLAQQFGVSFAGTAIGIICCQIFVSFPFLVRSAINAFEAVDVKFENASRSLGASAALTFFRITLPLAAPGIFNGCILSFSRALSEAGSLMIVAYRPSTIPIMIDDTFNQFGMREAAPITVVFVGICFWGFISLKWFYESHKKRLSRA